In one window of Shewanella goraebulensis DNA:
- a CDS encoding cation:dicarboxylate symporter family transporter encodes MFKKLLAMTSSTQMLIAMFVGFAVGIFFGESVGWLSTIGNGVILLMQMTVLPYIVVSLIGGIGKLQKSTAILIFSRAGLIMLLLWLVGLVLTALMPLSFPFVESASFFSTSIIEPVEPINYFKLYIPSNPFESMAAGYVPAMVVFSIAMGLALIGMEGDNKAQVLSFMHTITETFSRITQGLVKVLPIGIFAMSAAAAGTMGVDEFASMQVYLISYFVLCLLLTFVILPWIVCSLTPITYAQTVRITKASLVTAFATGNIFIVIPVIIEECKQIMREHNNLSEDGITLIEILVPIAFTFPNIGKLTVILFVYFAGWFNGTPVDLSAIPSLSVSGLLSLFGSVYVAIPFMLDLVHLPSDLFQLFVMSGFITGKFNSIAAVMNLFALTLLTVCLFQGSLKIRAPQLIKMSGGLLASTVVTILVCRIGMGLFITSPEITSGVIANMKVADKVPTKVNRQFPEVGKTPSQPIADVQSIRKRGVLRVGYIPSNVPFSYYNNSGQLVGFDSAMATKLAEDLKVDIEFIPFHKDKLAVSLQAGFFDVAMSGLAMDIKQMDRLSYSDPVLELNIAIATKDHRVNSFKTNESLLAMENVTVAYVEHDDKIEEAKKLLPHLTFVKIEGYKDFFRQKKDKYDAVVISAEAGSAWTLFFPGYGIAILEGKNRYPVAYAVAQSNQSLLNYINNWQKLRKVDGHQQEFYDYWMLGKGATTPQPRWSIIRDVLHWVD; translated from the coding sequence GTGTTTAAGAAATTACTTGCGATGACCAGTTCGACTCAAATGCTAATAGCCATGTTTGTTGGTTTTGCTGTGGGCATTTTTTTTGGTGAATCAGTCGGCTGGCTAAGCACGATAGGTAATGGCGTCATCTTGTTAATGCAAATGACCGTGTTGCCTTACATTGTAGTATCGCTGATTGGCGGTATCGGTAAACTGCAAAAAAGTACTGCTATATTAATTTTTAGCCGTGCTGGACTCATTATGTTGCTGCTATGGCTAGTTGGGTTAGTGCTAACAGCGTTAATGCCTTTATCATTTCCGTTTGTAGAGTCTGCTTCATTTTTCAGCACCAGTATTATTGAGCCCGTCGAGCCCATTAATTACTTTAAGCTTTATATACCCTCAAACCCATTTGAGTCAATGGCGGCAGGTTACGTACCTGCGATGGTGGTATTTAGTATTGCAATGGGGCTTGCATTAATAGGGATGGAAGGCGATAACAAAGCGCAAGTATTATCGTTTATGCATACCATAACCGAGACTTTTTCTCGTATTACCCAAGGCTTAGTAAAAGTTTTACCTATTGGTATTTTTGCCATGTCAGCCGCAGCAGCGGGTACTATGGGCGTTGATGAATTTGCCAGTATGCAAGTGTATTTAATCAGTTACTTTGTACTGTGTTTATTGCTCACTTTTGTCATATTACCTTGGATTGTTTGTTCGTTAACACCTATCACCTACGCCCAAACTGTGCGGATAACCAAGGCCAGCTTAGTTACCGCATTTGCTACAGGTAACATCTTTATTGTGATCCCAGTGATTATTGAAGAATGTAAACAGATTATGCGCGAGCATAATAATCTCAGCGAAGATGGTATAACCCTGATTGAAATCCTTGTGCCAATCGCATTTACCTTCCCTAATATAGGTAAACTTACCGTTATTTTGTTTGTCTATTTTGCTGGTTGGTTTAACGGCACACCTGTCGATTTAAGCGCTATACCTTCATTGTCGGTCAGTGGCCTGTTATCGCTGTTTGGCAGTGTCTATGTCGCTATTCCATTTATGCTCGATTTGGTTCATTTACCTTCTGACTTATTCCAGCTGTTTGTTATGTCAGGCTTCATTACGGGTAAGTTTAATTCTATCGCAGCGGTAATGAACTTATTCGCACTGACATTACTCACCGTTTGCCTATTCCAAGGCAGCCTTAAGATTCGAGCTCCGCAGTTAATTAAAATGTCTGGCGGCCTGTTAGCCAGTACAGTAGTCACGATATTGGTATGTCGAATTGGAATGGGGTTATTTATTACCAGTCCAGAGATCACCAGTGGCGTGATAGCCAATATGAAAGTGGCAGATAAAGTCCCCACTAAAGTGAATCGCCAATTTCCTGAAGTAGGCAAAACACCTTCGCAGCCTATTGCTGATGTGCAAAGTATTCGCAAACGTGGCGTGCTAAGGGTTGGCTATATTCCAAGTAACGTGCCGTTTAGCTATTACAATAATTCAGGTCAATTGGTCGGGTTCGACTCAGCAATGGCGACCAAACTGGCAGAAGATTTAAAAGTTGATATTGAGTTTATTCCTTTTCATAAAGATAAACTGGCCGTGTCATTACAAGCTGGTTTTTTTGATGTGGCAATGTCGGGACTAGCAATGGATATCAAGCAAATGGATCGCTTAAGTTATAGTGACCCAGTGCTTGAGCTTAATATTGCGATTGCCACAAAAGATCATCGCGTCAATAGCTTTAAAACCAATGAGTCATTATTGGCCATGGAAAATGTCACTGTAGCTTATGTAGAACATGACGACAAAATTGAAGAGGCCAAAAAGCTGTTGCCTCACCTCACTTTTGTCAAAATTGAAGGCTATAAAGACTTCTTCAGACAGAAAAAAGATAAATATGATGCGGTTGTCATCAGTGCTGAAGCTGGCTCTGCTTGGACGCTATTTTTCCCAGGGTACGGCATTGCCATTTTAGAAGGTAAAAATCGTTATCCTGTGGCGTATGCGGTGGCTCAGTCAAACCAGTCATTACTGAACTATATTAATAATTGGCAAAAACTGCGTAAAGTCGATGGTCACCAGCAAGAGTTTTATGATTATTGGATGTTGGGTAAAGGCGCAACAACGCCTCAACCACGTTGGTCAATTATTCGAGACGTTTTACATTGGGTTGATTAG
- a CDS encoding dihydroorotate oxidase — protein sequence MKIDLSTQIAGIQLDSYLMNASGPKCTTWDELHTIAHSASAAVVTKSCTIESREGNPEPRYQNLPLGSIQSMGLPNLGYKAYLEMVPQLKALGKPVVVSVSGFSIDDNIEMVSAFQNSDVDLIEVNFSCPNIPGKAQVAYDFEQTDKALAAITALGNKPIGIKLAPYFDMSHFIAAANIIKKYPVKFITCINSIGNTLVIDPYTEQPIIKPKGGFGGLCGDYIKPIGLANVRAFRELLDDDVQIIGVGGIKTGIDAFEYLLAGADAVQIATCFEKEGESCFERIETELADFMQNKGYLTINAAKGKLKPL from the coding sequence ATGAAAATCGATTTATCCACTCAAATTGCTGGAATACAGCTAGACAGTTATTTGATGAATGCCTCTGGCCCTAAATGTACTACTTGGGATGAACTGCACACTATTGCTCATTCAGCATCAGCTGCTGTGGTAACAAAGTCTTGCACGATTGAATCACGCGAAGGAAACCCTGAGCCTAGATACCAAAACCTACCTTTAGGTTCTATCCAATCTATGGGATTGCCTAATTTAGGTTACAAAGCTTATTTAGAAATGGTGCCGCAATTAAAAGCCTTAGGCAAACCTGTTGTGGTGAGCGTTTCAGGTTTCAGTATTGACGATAATATTGAAATGGTCAGTGCGTTTCAAAACAGTGATGTTGATTTAATTGAAGTTAACTTCTCATGCCCGAACATCCCAGGTAAAGCACAAGTTGCCTATGATTTTGAGCAAACGGATAAAGCCCTTGCAGCTATTACAGCGCTAGGCAATAAGCCAATCGGGATTAAGTTAGCCCCCTACTTTGATATGTCACATTTTATTGCTGCGGCCAATATCATTAAAAAGTATCCCGTTAAATTCATCACTTGCATTAACTCTATCGGTAATACCTTAGTGATTGACCCATATACTGAGCAACCCATTATCAAACCTAAGGGCGGTTTTGGTGGTTTATGCGGTGATTACATTAAACCTATTGGTTTAGCCAATGTCCGTGCCTTTCGTGAATTACTCGATGATGATGTGCAAATCATTGGTGTGGGCGGAATTAAAACTGGTATCGATGCGTTTGAATACTTACTCGCTGGCGCAGATGCGGTTCAAATAGCCACCTGTTTTGAAAAAGAAGGTGAAAGCTGTTTTGAGCGAATTGAAACAGAGCTTGCTGACTTCATGCAAAATAAAGGTTACTTAACCATTAATGCTGCAAAAGGTAAATTGAAGCCTCTATAG
- a CDS encoding oxidative stress defense protein: MTYSFKANSFKKTVLTTLLASGLLFGLTTHSAIAANYDFPHLETVGTSQINIAPDMAEVSVQVNLSKDNAKEAKTAVDQAVVKFIKRLEQAGVNKQDIQSANLNIQPQYHYPSNQPKQLTGYNASRHVTVSVKDLAKLNDILDSALEEGINRVQNIALKSSDETKAVEQARQAAIKDAKQKAQSLAQGFERELDGVWEIRYLTQRPVQPVMMRMSAMESDMAKSYQYGEVSVQERVEVIYRLK, encoded by the coding sequence ATGACTTATTCATTTAAAGCCAACTCTTTTAAAAAAACTGTCTTAACCACCTTGCTTGCATCAGGGCTTCTTTTTGGCTTAACGACCCATTCTGCCATTGCAGCTAATTATGATTTCCCACACTTAGAAACCGTTGGCACTAGCCAAATCAATATCGCACCCGATATGGCAGAAGTTTCTGTACAAGTGAACTTAAGTAAAGATAATGCCAAAGAAGCCAAAACCGCAGTTGATCAAGCAGTGGTTAAGTTTATTAAACGCTTAGAGCAAGCTGGGGTAAATAAGCAAGATATTCAAAGTGCTAACCTAAACATTCAGCCACAATATCACTACCCATCAAACCAACCTAAACAGTTAACAGGTTATAATGCGAGTAGGCACGTCACCGTAAGCGTTAAAGATTTAGCTAAGTTAAATGACATTCTTGATTCCGCCTTAGAAGAAGGGATTAATCGAGTGCAAAATATTGCCCTAAAATCATCAGATGAAACCAAAGCCGTTGAGCAAGCAAGACAAGCTGCCATTAAAGATGCCAAACAAAAGGCGCAATCATTAGCGCAAGGCTTTGAACGTGAACTTGATGGTGTGTGGGAAATCCGTTACTTAACTCAACGACCAGTCCAACCTGTCATGATGCGCATGAGTGCTATGGAAAGTGATATGGCTAAAAGCTACCAATACGGAGAGGTCAGCGTTCAAGAACGTGTTGAGGTTATTTATCGTTTAAAATAG
- a CDS encoding amidohydrolase: MINTYKKLLITCFCLASSPAFSQSQLISNIHGYTLQDGNLVQFRALQFNDDTIEKIYTEQDNLPYKTEANIQHIDGQGRTLLPGLIDAHGHVLSYGLSLMRAQLRDSESEQDAVSIVDKFRQQQSSLNWVQGRGWNQVLWPNKQFPTADALDKVFPNTPVWLVRIDGHAGWANTAAMEIAGINSNSVSPAGGEILRHADGKPTGVFIDNAMSLITNKIPKLSIEEQQTVLETALISLAKLGLTSVHDAGIQSDTIAAYQALDLRSKLPIRVYAMIDAEDAKFDQLMAAGPYRINTDKLRISSVKISADGALGSRGAALIEDYSDLKGHKGLLLYSKKSLGDTIDKAMKAGFQVNTHAIGDHANQIVLDHYQSLIASSKSRHLRHRIEHAQVLQLSDISRFSELNVIASMQATHATSDKNMAVDRVGNARIEGAYAWRKLINAGAVIAAGSDFPIESPNPFYGLHASVTRQDHDNQPLDGWYRKESMTLTEALASFTSNAAFAAHQDKEIGQLIPGMKADFILVESDIFSVPAEDIWKTKVSETWVNGQRVY; encoded by the coding sequence ATGATAAATACCTACAAAAAGCTGCTTATCACTTGTTTCTGTTTAGCTAGTTCCCCTGCATTTAGCCAAAGCCAATTAATCAGTAACATTCACGGTTATACCCTTCAAGATGGCAACTTAGTTCAATTCAGAGCGCTGCAATTTAATGACGATACCATCGAAAAAATTTATACCGAGCAAGATAACCTGCCTTATAAAACCGAAGCCAACATTCAACATATTGATGGCCAAGGGCGCACTTTGTTACCAGGTTTAATTGATGCTCATGGACATGTATTGAGTTATGGATTGAGCTTAATGCGAGCTCAACTTCGTGACAGTGAATCAGAGCAAGATGCTGTGAGTATCGTTGACAAATTTAGACAGCAACAATCGTCACTAAACTGGGTGCAAGGTCGCGGCTGGAACCAAGTACTATGGCCAAATAAGCAATTTCCAACAGCTGATGCGTTAGACAAAGTTTTCCCGAATACACCTGTGTGGTTAGTACGAATTGATGGACATGCAGGCTGGGCAAATACAGCCGCAATGGAAATCGCAGGCATTAATAGCAATTCAGTAAGCCCTGCAGGTGGTGAGATCCTGCGTCACGCAGATGGTAAGCCAACGGGTGTATTCATCGATAATGCGATGAGTTTAATTACAAATAAAATCCCAAAGCTTTCGATTGAAGAGCAACAAACCGTATTAGAAACGGCATTAATTTCGTTAGCTAAACTTGGCTTAACCAGCGTACATGATGCAGGGATCCAATCTGACACTATAGCTGCGTATCAAGCATTGGATTTACGCAGTAAATTACCAATCCGAGTTTACGCCATGATAGACGCCGAAGATGCAAAGTTTGATCAATTGATGGCTGCTGGACCTTATCGCATTAATACTGACAAACTGCGTATTAGCAGTGTAAAAATATCTGCCGATGGAGCACTTGGTAGCCGAGGCGCTGCATTAATTGAGGATTATAGCGACTTAAAGGGCCATAAAGGATTGCTGTTATATTCTAAAAAATCCCTTGGCGATACCATTGACAAGGCCATGAAAGCGGGTTTTCAAGTTAATACCCATGCCATTGGCGATCATGCTAATCAGATTGTACTCGACCATTACCAATCGTTAATTGCCAGCAGCAAAAGCCGTCATTTACGTCACCGTATCGAACATGCTCAAGTGTTGCAGCTCAGTGACATCTCACGATTTTCAGAGCTTAATGTTATTGCTTCAATGCAGGCAACCCATGCTACTAGTGATAAAAACATGGCGGTAGACAGAGTTGGCAACGCTCGTATTGAAGGAGCTTATGCGTGGAGAAAGCTCATTAATGCGGGCGCTGTAATTGCTGCGGGCTCTGATTTCCCTATTGAATCGCCAAACCCTTTTTATGGCTTACATGCATCGGTGACCAGACAAGATCATGATAATCAGCCGCTTGATGGCTGGTATCGCAAAGAAAGCATGACATTAACTGAGGCCTTAGCCAGCTTTACTAGTAATGCCGCTTTTGCAGCTCATCAAGACAAAGAGATTGGCCAACTTATACCTGGAATGAAAGCAGACTTTATCTTAGTCGAGTCTGATATTTTTTCGGTGCCTGCTGAAGATATTTGGAAAACCAAGGTCAGTGAAACTTGGGTGAATGGCCAACGAGTGTATTAA